Part of the Sphaerochaeta associata genome is shown below.
TTTGTTCTGGGAAAATGAAACTCCTTCGCAAACAGCTAATGACTTGATTGAAGCATACTTAACTCATACAGATAGTAATAAGAAACTTATTACAGGAACTCTCACAACTGTTGATAGTTTGACTGCTCCGACATTTGACGACTTTGATTATGAGGATTGGCCAACATTCTTAAAGACAAGGAATCAAGCTTATTACGAAACTATTATCGATACAATGATTCGGATTAACAAGGTTGGAGGCGTCGCTCAATTAACGGGCAAACTCGATGAATTCGCGAATACTGAATCAACGGGTGATAACATCCAAACTTGGTACAACAACCTGTAAAGGAGGAAGAGAAAATGAAAAAGATTAAATCTATAGTGATTATTGCACTAGTAATTATCGTGGGCTCTCCTCTATTTGCAGTAGATTATTCACCGACTAACACGGTGTATAAACAAGCAGCTGAGCCATTCGTTGGAACAAGTGTACGGATGCTTGGAATGGGAGGTGCAGGTCTTGGTGTGAAAGGCTATCACGATAGCTTCTTGTACAACCCTGCAAACTTGGTTCGCTCTGGATTCAAGTTCTCCTTCCCTTCGGTAACCGTAACTGCTTACAATCCTAAAGCAATTTTGGAAAGCGGAGCCATTGAAGAGTTCGAGAAAGGAACGGATGCCGGTATGGTTGCTGGAGCCCAAAAGTTTCTTAACGTGTTCGAAATTGGTCCTGGCGATGTTCTAACCACTGATGTATCAACAACGATTACTATCGGCAGTTTTGGACTTTCTCTTCAGGCTCAGGAAAGATTGATGTCGTTTACCCCCTCAGCTGATCCTTTAGGAACAAAACTCGTTGCACAAGTGACGACTGCGGTTACAGCAGGATTTGGTTTTAGAATACCTATTGCTGAATCCATAAGTATCGATTTGGGAATCAGCGCCCAAGCAGTCTATAAAGCATATTTGGCTGAAATGAGTGCCTCCTCGATTACTGATATGATTGGAGATGATGGTTCAGATTTTGCAGCGGAGTTCTTGGATAAGACGCCTTTGATGGCTGGGTATGCCCTGCCACTTTCTGCTGGTATCAATTTCAACTTCCCCTTTGGCCTTACTCTTTCAACAGTTGCTAAGAACATCAACGGGAATTACACTATGAGCACGTATAATTCGGCTAATGATTGGGCAGAAGAAGTGTTAGGCCAGAGATTGTCTGAAGATAGTGATTCTTCACCAGGAAGTAGTACGATTGAGACCGATTGGACAATCGAGAGCCCCTGGAGACTCGATGCCGGTCTTACTTGGAAGCCGAACATTGGTTCGCTGATCAGACCCATCATTGCTGTTGACGTAGTCGATGTGATGGCGATGTCCGGAAAGACTGGTGACGCTCTTACCCGTGCCTTTTTTGAACAGACCAGACTCGGTGCTTCTGTAAGGCTTCTCAGTCTCCTGGATTTCCGCTACGGCCTGAACAAAGGCTATCATTCAATTGGTGTTGGATTCGATCTCTTGATCTTCCACATCGATGCAGCATACTACACTCAGGAGTATGGTTCGAGTATTGGAGAGAAATCCATCGATGCACTCTCGCTTCGATTCTCGCTCTTCTCTCGCTAGTGTCGTTTCTTCTACTCAACTGGAATGCCCTCCCTGGAAAGGAGGGCATTTCCACATCTAGCGGGTAGTGTATTCTTGGTTCTGTTATTTGAATAACATTCTGTGTAAATTTCCATAAAACTGCATAGTTCGACCTATACTTTGTAACGAAAGCCGTGGTATAGTCACGCTATATCACACATTGAGGGTCTTTCACCCTATTTGAGAGAGGTCAACATGACAAGTTTTGGAATTTGGGGACTTATTCCTCCCGTTCTCACCATTACGCTTGCTTTCATTACCAAGGATGTAATGGTATCCCTGTTTCTGGGTATTTTCTCCGGGGCGATCATTGTAGCCGGCGGCAATCCCTTGATGGCAATCATCAATCTGACCGATATGATTGCAGGTTCCCTCAACGATGGCTGGAACATCCGCATCTTCCTCTTCTGTGCATTGCTCGGCGGCTTGGTCGGTATGCTCAGCAAGACCGGCTCAGCCCATGCCTTCGGCCGTTGGGCTGCAGACAAGCTTCACACAGAAAAGACCAGCCTCTTGATGACTTGGTTCTGCGGACTCTTGATTTTCATCGACGACTACTTCAACAGCCTTGCTGTGGGAACGGTCATGAGACCCATCACCGACAAGAACAAGGTGAGCCGTGCCCAGCTGGCTTATATCCTCGACTCAACGGCAGCTCCGGTATGCATCCTGGTACCCATCTCCAGCTGGGTGATCACTGTCATGTCGATCGTTAAGGGCTCTGAAGGCTTCGAGTCTCTCGGAGTAAGCGAATTTTCCTTCTTCATGCGCTCGATCCCCTACAATCTCTATGCTCTGCTCACGGTTCTGATGGTGCTGGTCATTGTATTGACAGGAAGGAACTTCGGTCCGATGGCCCGCAGCATCGCTTATGCGAAGGAAACAGGCAAGCTCTACAACGAAACCTACGGTCCTGCTCCTGGTGAAGTCGACATTGATGGCAATGCAAATGCAGCGAAGGCAAAGCCTTTGGACATGCTTTTCCCCATTCTTGTCCTCATTATAACTGCAGTAGTATTTTTCCCTGTCACCACCTATCTTGGATCCATCGATGGAGAGACCATTACTTCGTTGGGAGCAGCTGCTGCTTCCATGTCCCTCGGTGATGCCTTCAACAACACCGACGCCTCCATGGCTCTCTTTTATGCAGTAATTTTCACCTTGGTGATTTCGTACATCTACTATACCGTACGAAAGCTTTTCACCATCAAGTCCGCAAGTGAAGCCATCGGCGATGGCATCAAGTCGATGGTTCCCGCCTTGATCATCCTGACCATGGCATGGACCATCGGGACTGTCATCAAGAGCAGCCCGGAAGACGGCGGCCTCGGCCTTGCAGCCTTCCTCAGCGATGTGGTTGTCGGTGGTGGGTTCCCGATTGCTTTGGTACCTGTCATTGCCTTCGCGCTCTCTGCCTTGATCTCCTTCTCCACCGGAACCTCCTGGGGTACGTTCGCCATCATGATCCCGATCGTAATGCCCATCGCCGTCGGTCTTGCCCAGGCCAAGGGCCTTGGTGACGGAGCCCTGCTCAATGCAGCAATGATCAGCGTCAGTGCCGTACTCGGCGGTTCGGTATTCGGTGACCATGCTTCCCCGATTTCCGACACCACCATTCTCTCCTCGACCGGCGCTGGATGCCCCCACCTTGAACACGTTGCAACACAGATGCCGTATGCAGTAACGGCGGCAATTTGTACCTTGATCGGTTTCATCTTCGGCGGTATCACCCTCAATGTCTTTGTTGCCTGGTTGGC
Proteins encoded:
- a CDS encoding Na+/H+ antiporter NhaC family protein, with amino-acid sequence MTSFGIWGLIPPVLTITLAFITKDVMVSLFLGIFSGAIIVAGGNPLMAIINLTDMIAGSLNDGWNIRIFLFCALLGGLVGMLSKTGSAHAFGRWAADKLHTEKTSLLMTWFCGLLIFIDDYFNSLAVGTVMRPITDKNKVSRAQLAYILDSTAAPVCILVPISSWVITVMSIVKGSEGFESLGVSEFSFFMRSIPYNLYALLTVLMVLVIVLTGRNFGPMARSIAYAKETGKLYNETYGPAPGEVDIDGNANAAKAKPLDMLFPILVLIITAVVFFPVTTYLGSIDGETITSLGAAAASMSLGDAFNNTDASMALFYAVIFTLVISYIYYTVRKLFTIKSASEAIGDGIKSMVPALIILTMAWTIGTVIKSSPEDGGLGLAAFLSDVVVGGGFPIALVPVIAFALSALISFSTGTSWGTFAIMIPIVMPIAVGLAQAKGLGDGALLNAAMISVSAVLGGSVFGDHASPISDTTILSSTGAGCPHLEHVATQMPYAVTAAICTLIGFIFGGITLNVFVAWLATLICFAAAMVFLPRVYNK